A single window of Plasmodium reichenowi strain SY57 chromosome 14, whole genome shotgun sequence DNA harbors:
- a CDS encoding signal peptide peptidase, producing the protein MNLLKLIGKNKKMKNENMGNSIFYYSCYVIIVLTIILSKFVVIPLMAQMFLYTFITIYIGSHDSLKQLEIDDKTKKSDNITAYDAMMFPVIGSAALLTLYFAYKFLDPFYVNLLLTLYLTLAGVFSLQGVFTTILEPVFPNFFKKDEYVKTFKLPNFIYKEPIVFNTNKGEIVCLILSFAIGLRWIFYKDFITHNVLAVSFCFQAISLVILSNFLIGFLLLSGLFVYDIFWVFGNDVMVTVAKSFEAPVKLLFPVSSDPVHYSMLGLGDIIIPGILMSLCLRFDYYLFKNNIHKGNLKKMFNDISIHESFKKYYFYTIIIFYELGLVVTYCMLFYFEHPQPALLYLVPACILAILTCSICKKEFKLMIKYQEITDKSNTVDDASKNKKKDKEEIHKIQETPVSNAKKRITNK; encoded by the exons atgaatttattaaaattaattggaaaaaataagaaaatgaagaatgaaaatatgggtaattccatattttattattcctgttatgttattatag tTCTTACTATAATATTGTCTAAGTTTGTTGTAATCCCTTTGATGGCTCAAATGTTTTTGTACACATTcattacaatatatattggAAGTCATGATAGTTTGAAACAATTAGAA ATTGATGATAAAACCAAAAAGTCAGACAACATAACAGCCTATGATGCTATGATGTTTCCAGTAATTGGATCTGCAGCTTTGCTTACttt ATATTTTGCATATAAGTTCCTAGATCCGTTTTATGTGAATTTATTATTGACTCTTTACCTAACCTTGGCGGGTGTATTTTCCTTACAGGGTGTATTTACAACAATCTTg GAACCTGTTTTTccaaatttttttaaaaaagatgaaTATGTCAAAACATTCAAATTAccaaattttatatataaag AACCTATTGTATTCAATACTAATAAAGGAGAAATAGTTTGCTTAATACTCAGCTTTGCTATAGGATTGCGTTGgatattttataaagaCTTCATTACACATAACGTTTTGGCAgtttctttttgttttcaa GCCATATCTTTGGTAATTCTTAGCAACTTTTTAATAGGattcttattatta TCCGGTTTGTTTGTATATGATATTTTCTGGGTTTTTGGAAACGATGTTATGGTTACAGTAGCTAAG TCTTTTGAAGCTCCAGTAAAATTGTTATTCCCAGTTTCGAGTGATCCAGTACATTACAGTATGCTTGGTTTAGgagatattattataccAGGAATATTGATGTCTTTATGTTTACgttttgattattatttatttaagaATAACATACATAAAGGAAACTTAAAGAAAATGTTTAATGATATATCTATACATGAATCTTTcaagaaatattatttttataccattataatattttatgaattaGGTTTAGTTGTTACATATTGTATGctcttttattttgaaCATCCTCAACCAGCTCTTCTTTATTTGGTACCGGCATGTATACTTGCCATATTAACTTGTTCCATATGcaaaaaagaatttaaattaatgataaaatatcaAGAAATTACAGACAAATCCAATACTGTAGATGATGCAAgtaagaataaaaaaaaagataagGAAGAAATCCACAAAATTCAAGAGACCCCAGTGTCAAAtgcaaaaaaaagaattacCAATAAATGA
- a CDS encoding hypothetical protein (conserved Plasmodium protein, unknown function) produces the protein MTYNNICNNSHKDVARSDTRYDLSLFYNVQDKCNEPGSFIKKNDTFSDINQLFKNYNYDQDCIKERVEGDQNGYIELNEKLVNEKKLNDYEKNASYDNLIYLNNNKNKENPTLNKHYEWIQKYNTPNDVMKKISNCKTYDDTCHYNLTWTKECLNRNNKQNRDEYNYIKGRNNNVFHQSIENMENMNNSYTNSFEHKSHQNLKYNSDAYIDLSKNQQTSHSQQTMLSLEEDNNIYNVMNNNIASLKTYDDIEKSFENNYMIYNKEDQKMNTDDCTKNDETIYDMYGKSFPYEKDELIIENIPSRYCNRIRNEHMDNENIENYNFNVIKEKNYIKDHQDFIEKNKEHCINQERYNNCIISKNSNNILGKNKNSENSYISYNDSRKYNMSPETNDYGCITVKELDINKADIKDDELYNYRSSNKILKGFHKDNAHNNKDKTKNAGLKTTQNIYITQMDNNNNNENCTLPNEGEKKRINMFSYYMNNDKVSNNLVKNVSINMHGHINKTNGFNIMNKKETLGGKQYLYKYLDNNYHMNDIEKCIPKPVLYTHNKYDVPTIIEGITTRHKNGIVSECKHDTIIEYNNKWRLVKGKEFHINQNENVKSIQDSAMKFREYLNIKNEHTKNLIRNSKFNTLTGKLDINPFDSKLNKINTKGSYDYKDVLASYPSYYGLRIKDEPKDEIKKESEIFYKTYLKKIYNKSNENDEQKVEPQKRVINKKQNMALCGDNLLKTRIKDTITTKVKKYLNINLFSECL, from the coding sequence atgacctataataatatttgtaataaCAGTCATAAGGATGTTGCAAGAAGTGATACGCGATATGATTTaagtttattttataatgtaCAAGATAAGTGTAACGAACCTGGttcatttataaaaaaaaatgatacaTTTAGTGATATTAACCAATTGTTTaagaattataattatgatcAAGATTGTATAAAAGAAAGAGTGGAAGGAGATCAAAATGGATACATagaattaaatgaaaaattagTAAATGAGAAGAAACTTAATGATTATGAAAAGAATGCTTCTTATGATAatctaatatatttaaataataataaaaataaggaGAACCCTACTTTGAATAAACATTATGAATGGATCCAAAAATACAACACACCAAATGAtgtaatgaaaaaaatatcaaatTGTAAAACATATGATGATACATGCCATTATAATTTAACTTGGACAAAAGAATGTTTAAATAGGAACAATAAACAAAACAGGgatgaatataattatatcaAAGGAAGAAATAATAACGTGTTTCATCAATCCATAgaaaatatggaaaatatgaataatagTTATACAAATAGTTTTGAACACAAATCTCATCAAAATCTAAAGTATAATTCAGATGCGTACATTGATCTTTCGAAAAATCAACAAACTTCTCACTCTCAACAAACCATGTTAAGTCTTGAAGAAgataataacatatataatgttatgaataataatatagcATCATTAAAGACATACGATGATATAGAGAAATCatttgaaaataattatatgatatataataaagaagatCAAAAAATGAATACTGATGATTGTACAAAAAACGATGAAACCATATATGATATGTATGGAAAAAGTTTCCCTTACGAAAAGGATGAACTTATAATAGAAAACATACCATCAAGATATTGTAATCGAATTAGAAATGAGCATATggataatgaaaatattgagaattataattttaatgtaattaaagaaaaaaattatataaaggaTCATCAAGATTTTATTGAAAAGAATAAGGAACATTGTATTAACCAAGAAcgttataataattgtattataagtaaaaattctaataatatacttggaaaaaataaaaattcagaaaatagttatatttcttataatgATAGTAGAAAATACAATATGTCACCCGAAACAAATGATTATGGATGTATTACAGTAAAAGAAttagatataaataaagcTGATATAAAAGACgatgaattatataattatagatccagtaataaaattttaaaaggTTTTCATAAGGATAATGctcataataataaggataaaacaaaaaatgCAGGACTAAAAACAacacaaaatatatatataactcaaatggataataataataataatgaaaattgTACTTTACCTAATGAAGGtgagaaaaaaagaattaatatGTTCTCTTACTACATGAATAATGACAAGGTATCAAATAATCTAGTCAAGAATGTATCCATTAATATGCATGgtcatataaataagacAAATGgatttaatattatgaataaaaagGAAACTTTAGGTGGAaaacaatatttatataaatatttagaTAACAATTATCATATGAATGATATAGAGAAATGTATCCCTAAACCTGTTTTGTATACACATAACAAGTATGATGTTCCTACAATTATTGAAGGTATAACCACAAGGCATAAAAATGGAATTGTATCAGAATGTAAACATGATACTATAatagaatataataataaatggAGATTAGTTAAGGGAAAAGAATTTCACATAAATCAAAATGAAAACGTCAAATCAATACAAGACTCTGCAATGAAATTTCGagaatatttaaatataaaaaatgaacataCCAAAAATCTAATAAGGAATAGTAAGTTTAATACGTTAACAGGAAAGTTAGATATAAATCCATTTGATAgtaaattaaataaaataaatacaaaagGAAGTTATGATTATAAAGATGTTTTAGCTAGTTACCCTTCTTATTATGGTTTGCGCATTAAAGATGAACCAAAGGacgaaataaaaaaagaaagtgaaatattttacaaaacttatttaaaaaaaatatataacaaatcaaatgaaaatgatgaaCAAAAGGTAGAACCACAGAAAAGggtaataaataaaaaacagAATATGGCTTTATGTGGtgataatttattaaaaactAGAATAAAAGACACAATAACAACAAAggttaaaaaatatttaaatatcAATTTGTTTTCTGAATGTTTATAA
- a CDS encoding thioredoxin 1, producing MVKIVTSQAEFDSIISQNELVIVDFFAEWCGPCKRIAPFYEECSKTYTKMVFIKVDVDEVSEVTEKENITSMPTFKVYKNGSSVDTLLGANDSALKQLIEKYAA from the exons ATGGTAAAAATTGTAACTAGTCAAGCag AATTCGATTCCATCATTTCACAAAACGAATTAGTTATTGTCGATTTTTTTGCTGAATGGTGTGGACCATGCAAAAGAATTGCCCCATTTTATGAAGAATGCTCCAAAACATACACAAAAATGGTTTTTATTAAAGTCGATGTAGATGAAGTTTCTGAAGTTACCgagaaagaaaatattactTCCATGCCAACCTTTAAAGTTTACAAAAATGGTTCATCTGTTGATACTTTATTAGGAGCAAACGACTCAGCATTAAAACAACTTATCGAAAAATACGCAGcttaa
- a CDS encoding hypothetical protein (conserved Plasmodium protein, unknown function), protein MVGMNKKKSKKVNLLKDQMFLTKKYVDMNDPIYDSEIEDENCFYTVVNAEEIEYSQKVCDMKNKMFEDVNILSFEEFEKKCDLLIDNFFLSNNIQEFIEDIKSLNVKIYNDYLVLQLIRKSFDKDDESQMNVSCLLNILNITKLITPEQVQRAFEKILLSLDDIKLDCPLCYDIFLKYLRFSILDNIIDKNYIFKLPTAFFDTLGIFNVSEKELRENVLKEKELLMKHTLHEEDTGEQKQVTNVKGCYADDKNTNDKNNDNIIDTTKVNGDTNSSINENYNNNNNNNSTTTTNNNNNYYYYDIYQHNIELADEKRKLKDEIWNDTLLWVLDLNIKKVEDEKKEFKKKSRDFLIDFFNDGDTNEVIEFLNNSNNLFYHEFIRISIIESFSKNNICRKYISYLLDNLCEKYVSKTDIVIAFIRIIGYIDDYEIDFPQAKEMTCKFLLRCIYDDVLYPAFLSDIYKLHIGGVTGMMICNKTQQRINDKRKLNLNNINYIWDEDDTYEKMKLKRKINNTLLEYFYSYIDEEEFYLYVDEFLPLYHDLCNYVVKKIFVLNVDINNNDLNLSYKLVDHLFNKNIISEKNVEGGLREVLNSIKDIMLDIPKYPEDLKKIITHLLTKKYITQQLYDEAQGVITTA, encoded by the coding sequence ATGGTGGGtatgaataaaaagaaaagcAAGAAAGTTAACTTGCTTAAAGATCAAATGtttttaacaaaaaagTATGTTGATATGAATGATCCAATATATGATAGTGAGATTGAAGATGAGAATTGTTTTTATACTGTTGTAAATGCTGAAGAAATTGAGTATTCACAGAAAGTGTGtgatatgaaaaataaaatgtttgaggatgtaaatattttaagtTTTGAAGAATTTGAGAAAAAATGCGATTTATTAAtagataattttttcttaagtaataatatacaagAATTTATTGAAGATATTAAATCCTTAAATGTtaagatatataatgatTACCTAGTTTTACAACTTATTAGGAAATCGTTTGATAAGGATGATGAAAGTCAAATGAATGTATCTTGcttattaaatattttaaatataacaaaattgATAACACCTGAACAAGTACAAAGAGcttttgaaaaaattttGTTGAGTTTagatgatataaaattagATTGTCCTTTATgttatgatatatttttaaaatatcttAGATTTAGTATATTggataatattattgataaaaattatatattcaagTTACCCACAGCTTTTTTTGATACCTTAGGTATATTTAATGTTAGCGAAAAAGAATTAAGAGAAAATGTTttgaaagaaaaagaacTTCTCATGAAACACACTTTACATGAAGAAGACACAGGAGAACAAAAACAAGTAACAAATGTAAAAGGATGTTATGctgatgataaaaatacaaatgatAAGAACAATGACAATATTATAGATACCACAAAAGTAAATGGAGATACTAATTCTAGtattaatgaaaattataacaataataataataataatagtacCACTACTAccaataataataataattattattattatgatatatatcAGCACAATATTGAATTAGCtgatgaaaaaagaaagttGAAAGATGAAATATGGAATGATACATTATTGTGGGTATTagatttaaatataaaaaaagttgaagatgagaaaaaagagtttaaaaaaaaatcaagaGATTTCTTAATagatttttttaatgatgGAGATACAAATGAAGTTATtgaatttttaaataattctaataatttgttttatcATGAATTTATTAGAATAAGTATTATTGAATCCTTcagtaaaaataatatttgtagGAAATATATCTCTTATTTATTAGATAATTTGTGTGAAAAATATGTATCCAAAACAGATATTGTTATCGCTTTTATTCGAATTATTGGATATATTGATGATTATGAAATTGATTTCCCACAAGCAAAAGAAATGACATGTAAATTTTTGTTACGTTGTATTTATGATGATGTTCTCTATCCAGCATTTTTAAGCGATATCTATAAATTACATATAGGAGGTGTTACAGGTATGATGATTTGTAATAAAACACAACAAAGAATTAACGACAAAAGAAAATtgaatttaaataatattaattatatatgggatgaagatgatacatatgaaaaaatgaaactcaaaaggaaaattaataatacattattagaatatttttattcatatatagatgaagaagaattttatttatacgTAGATGAATTCTTACCACTATATCATGATCTATGTAATTATGTtgtgaaaaaaatttttgtACTTAATGtagatattaataataatgatttaaATTTATCTTACAAACTTGTTGATCATctatttaataaaaatattatttcagaaaaaaatgtagaAGGTGGTCTCCGTGAAGTACTTAACTCAATAAAAGACATTATGTTAGATATACCAAAATATCCCGaagatttaaaaaaaattataacaCATCTTTTGACcaagaaatatataactcAACAGTTATATGACGAAGCACAAGGAGTTATTACAACCGCATAA